A section of the Macadamia integrifolia cultivar HAES 741 chromosome 9, SCU_Mint_v3, whole genome shotgun sequence genome encodes:
- the LOC122088047 gene encoding aspartyl protease family protein At5g10770-like, with product MATNYSSFLRFPFGLVLVLFLIGCSSKKVEANGFKELTADVHYHSHVIELSSLMPAEVCSTPPKVSGAENLSKPLQVAHKYGPCSPLKNGNTTIPSPHQIVLDDEIRVKYLNSKTSKNQTTVLQDSAVRIPANSGLSLGTGNFVVNIGLGTPMQEFTVEFDTGSDLTWIQCQPCSGQCHRQKDPYFNRSASSTHSSVPCGSNDCNQLKSATGNSQACTTTCTYRIGYGDGSYSGGYYARDKLTLSSSDVFPNFRFGCGENNQGLFGTSDGLLGLGRDNVSTVSQTIQKYGNIFSYCLPSTTSSTGYLAFGSQAGTTPRIFNTPLLVNSNRPNFYFLSMTGISVGGKKLAISPAVFTTSGTLIDSGTVVTRLAPTAYAALRSAFRQAMSNYPRAVSTSFMDTCYNLSGYSNVVLPTIVLHFYRYTDLNVHPSGILFQLSSTQHCLAFAGNRADTDFGILGNKQQQTFEVVYNVAAGKLGFGAGGCR from the exons ATGGCTACTAACTATTCCTCCTTCCTTCGTTTTCCTTTTGGCTTGGTTCTTGTTCTGTTTCTAATTGGTTGTTCATCAAAGAAGGTAGAAGCCAATGGATTCAAAGAACTGACGGCGGATGTTCATTACCATAGTCATGTTATTGAACTTAGCTCCTTGATGCCGGCAGAAGTTTGTTCTACACCACCCAAAG TTTCAGGTGCCGAAAACTTAAGCAAGCCACTGCAAGTAGCTCACAAATATGGGCCTTGCTCACCACTGAAGAATGGGAATACAACAATTCCTAGCCCTCATCAAATTGTCCTTGATGACGAAATCCGAGTCAAGTACCTCAATTCAAAAACCTCCAAAAACCAAACCACAGTACTCCAAGATTCTGCAGTCAGGATTCCTGCAAATTCTGGCCTATCTCTCGGTACCGGAAACTTTGTGGTAAATATCGGACTTGGAACCCCAATGCAAGAATTCACAGTAGAATTCGATACTGGTAGTGATCTAACTTGGATCCAATGCCAACCATGCTCCGGCCAATGCCATAGACAAAAAGATCCCTACTTCAACCGTTCTGCATCCTCTACCCATTCCAGTGTCCCATGTGGCTCTAACGACTGCAACCAACTGAAATCAGCCACAGGCAACTCACAAGCTTGCACCACCACATGCACTTACCGAATTGGATACGGTGATGGTTCATACTCTGGAGGGTACTATGCACGAGACAAACTAACACTATCTAGTTCTGATGTCTTCCCCAACTTCAGATTCGGGTGCGGCGAAAATAACCAAGGCCTGTTTGGCACTTCAGATGGATTACTAGGCCTTGGCCGTGACAACGTCTCTACGGTATCACAGACTATTCAAAAATATGGAAATATTTTCTCCTATTGTCTTCCATCAACAACCAGTTCTACTGGTTATCTTGCATTTGGAAGCCAAGCCGGCACCACTCCTAGGATTTTCAACACTCCTTTACTAGTAAATTCAAATCGTccaaatttctatttcttaagTATGACTGGTATCAGTGTTGGAGGGAAGAAATTGGCTATCTCACCAGCAGTTTTTACAACTTCAGGAACCCTTATAGACTCTGGAACTGTCGTCACTCGTTTGGCACCAACAGCCTATGCAGCTCTCCGATCAGCATTTCGTCAAGCAATGTCTAATTATCCCAGAGCTGTATCTACTTCATTTATGGATACATGCTATAACCTTTCTGGATATAGTAATGTAGTATTACCAACCATTGTGTTGCATTTTTATAGATATACTGACTTGAATGTTCATCCATCTGGGATTCTGTTTCAACTGAGTTCAACTCAACATTGCTTGGCTTTTGCTGGAAACAGAGCTGATACCGATTTCGGGATCCTTGGAAATAAGCAACAACAGACCTTTGAGGTGGTTTATAATGTGGCAGCTGGAAAGCTGGGATTTGGCGCTGGTGGTTGTAGGTAA